In a single window of the Ruminococcus albus 7 = DSM 20455 genome:
- a CDS encoding cell wall hydrolase: MKQKRSRAAKRNSAKPSVRKVGTLLGSSALCVLTVGTISVCGLLGRNAGAEADTGRETKAANVNTTDTARDEGAYTALDTVTWRKASINEYEFAEVSAPDTAKVTEAEKKTSTSKTETTTSATEKKTEKKKVKAETGKKTENKVKSISKTFLYVESPVNLRAEPSKSAEALEVLDTDTRVVVDGCTDDGVWYSVRHGEIKGYAMAEYFTGKKPDSKETKKEEKTVIELEDKDSEKKSVISYTDDEFEMLCYVLQSEVGNCSEASKIAVANVIINRVKSSQFPDSISAVLTAPTQFDAIYSYYYGTAVPTQNTRDCALRALQGEDNTNGATYYYAPRYCGGSTSAWFETLQFCLEVDGQRYFKNW, encoded by the coding sequence ATGAAGCAGAAAAGATCAAGGGCTGCTAAACGGAATTCCGCGAAGCCGTCCGTGAGAAAGGTCGGCACTTTGCTTGGAAGCAGCGCTCTGTGCGTACTAACGGTGGGCACAATAAGCGTATGCGGACTGCTTGGCAGAAATGCAGGAGCAGAAGCAGATACCGGCAGAGAAACAAAGGCTGCGAATGTAAACACCACCGACACAGCGAGAGACGAGGGTGCGTATACCGCACTGGATACTGTCACATGGAGAAAGGCAAGTATCAACGAGTATGAGTTCGCGGAGGTCTCAGCTCCCGATACCGCTAAGGTAACAGAAGCAGAGAAAAAGACAAGTACCTCCAAGACCGAGACGACAACTTCAGCCACGGAGAAAAAGACAGAAAAGAAAAAGGTCAAGGCTGAGACCGGTAAGAAAACGGAGAACAAGGTAAAAAGTATTTCAAAGACATTCCTTTACGTTGAGTCGCCCGTAAATCTCAGGGCAGAACCCAGCAAAAGCGCGGAAGCACTTGAAGTACTCGACACCGACACAAGAGTAGTTGTTGACGGCTGCACCGATGACGGTGTGTGGTATTCGGTAAGACATGGCGAGATAAAGGGCTATGCAATGGCTGAGTACTTCACCGGCAAAAAACCGGACAGCAAGGAAACAAAGAAAGAAGAAAAGACCGTTATCGAGCTTGAGGATAAGGACAGCGAAAAGAAAAGCGTCATCAGCTATACAGATGATGAGTTCGAGATGCTGTGCTACGTTCTCCAGAGCGAGGTAGGAAATTGTTCAGAAGCAAGTAAGATCGCTGTTGCAAACGTTATAATCAACAGGGTAAAATCGAGCCAGTTCCCAGATTCTATTTCGGCAGTGCTCACAGCTCCCACACAGTTTGACGCTATATACAGCTATTACTACGGCACTGCCGTCCCCACCCAGAACACAAGAGATTGTGCACTGAGAGCGCTTCAGGGCGAAGATAACACCAACGGTGCTACCTACTACTACGCTCCCAGATACTGCGGCGGTTCCACATCAGCTTGGTTTGAGACCTTGCAGTTCTGTCTTGAAGTCGATGGTCAGAGGTATTTCAAAAACTGGTAA
- a CDS encoding class B sortase — MNDSKKSGSFAGLLKYFIPWKGDKSSEIVRKIVFIASVGIFCVSLGQLKNHIDTVRDGKDRARGVIDQYEPKFDDNIDYEANTGSDNVDIAEPDESYRAREVQKWVKDKKLLERNDDVVGWIKIPGFVDSDGDQYMSFPVLQGKDNDEYLYKDIDGNYYESGSIFADAWSVIGKERQSDNITIFGHHMGWVGTNFTHLSEYEQGADFVKDHAIIEFNSIYESKCKYAVVSCFIINTDEKDDNGELWEYIGYRDFTDDQYRFDDWYNEITRRSWYSSDIKCTENDKYITLSTCSKLTEEGLRWVIVAKKLTPDDDIDAIEASYKNKAGKDIYFPQLWKDNYGNKTVYKGWQY; from the coding sequence ATGAACGACAGCAAGAAGTCCGGCAGCTTTGCAGGACTGTTGAAATATTTCATCCCCTGGAAGGGGGACAAGAGCAGCGAGATAGTCAGGAAGATAGTTTTTATTGCTTCAGTGGGTATCTTCTGCGTATCGTTAGGACAGCTGAAAAACCATATTGATACTGTACGCGACGGCAAAGACCGTGCCCGCGGAGTTATCGACCAGTATGAGCCCAAGTTCGATGACAATATAGACTATGAGGCAAATACAGGCAGTGACAATGTGGATATCGCAGAACCCGATGAATCTTACAGAGCGCGTGAGGTCCAGAAGTGGGTCAAGGATAAGAAACTGCTGGAGCGCAACGACGATGTCGTAGGCTGGATAAAGATACCCGGCTTCGTGGACAGCGACGGCGACCAGTATATGAGCTTCCCCGTACTTCAGGGCAAGGACAATGACGAATATCTCTATAAGGATATCGACGGCAATTACTACGAATCAGGCAGTATATTCGCAGATGCATGGAGCGTTATAGGCAAGGAACGCCAGTCTGACAATATCACCATATTCGGTCACCACATGGGCTGGGTGGGCACAAATTTCACTCACCTGTCAGAGTACGAACAGGGCGCCGATTTCGTGAAAGACCATGCAATAATAGAGTTCAACTCCATATATGAGAGCAAATGCAAATACGCCGTGGTCAGCTGCTTTATAATAAACACTGACGAAAAAGACGACAACGGAGAACTCTGGGAATACATAGGCTACAGAGATTTCACCGATGACCAGTACAGATTCGATGACTGGTACAACGAGATAACAAGACGTTCATGGTACTCAAGCGATATCAAATGTACCGAGAACGATAAGTATATAACCCTTTCCACCTGTTCAAAGCTGACAGAGGAAGGATTAAGATGGGTAATAGTAGCTAAGAAGCTTACACCCGATGATGATATCGATGCCATAGAAGCATCCTACAAGAACAAAGCAGGCAAGGATATCTACTTCCCGCAGCTGTGGAAAGACAACTACGGGAACAAGACAGTCTATAAGGGCTGGCAATACTGA
- a CDS encoding class B sortase, whose amino-acid sequence MAMFNETANLTDRDDSNFFLRFVKYFIPWKGDKSSEVVRKAAFCASLVLFSMSLNKLSDYLGASREEQKSYIQEVVVQYEPKFDGNVSYDANKGADDYDAADPEASQQKLKLQDWAKPLLKRNKDVIGWIKIPGFTDYSGEEYVNFPVLRGEDNKYYLKKNLDKEYYESGSIFIDYASVMDENGQTDNITVFGHHMGYVGTSFTHLSEYEQGVDFLKKYPIIEFNSIYESGRRYAIVSCFAINTEPEDDGGDVWEYVGCRDFNDDDNKFEDWYDQISKRSWYSSNIKCTEDDKYITLSTCSKLLKDLRWVIVAKKLTPDDNIDQIVKSYKERPDKDIYFPKYWRDLYGNNKVYKGWEY is encoded by the coding sequence ATGGCAATGTTTAATGAAACCGCAAATCTGACAGACAGAGATGATTCAAATTTCTTTCTGAGGTTTGTAAAATACTTTATCCCATGGAAGGGCGATAAGAGCAGCGAGGTAGTCCGCAAAGCGGCATTCTGCGCATCACTGGTACTGTTCTCGATGTCACTCAACAAGCTCAGTGATTATCTTGGTGCGAGCCGTGAGGAACAGAAATCCTACATACAGGAAGTCGTTGTTCAGTATGAACCTAAGTTCGATGGGAACGTCAGCTACGATGCTAACAAAGGCGCCGATGATTATGACGCAGCCGACCCCGAGGCATCACAGCAGAAGCTCAAACTACAGGACTGGGCAAAACCCCTGCTGAAACGCAATAAGGACGTTATCGGCTGGATAAAGATACCGGGCTTCACCGATTACAGCGGCGAAGAGTATGTAAACTTCCCCGTTTTAAGAGGCGAGGATAATAAATACTATCTTAAAAAAAATCTTGATAAAGAGTATTACGAGTCAGGAAGCATATTTATCGATTATGCCAGCGTGATGGATGAAAACGGACAGACCGATAATATCACGGTGTTCGGGCACCACATGGGTTATGTAGGCACAAGCTTCACCCACCTGTCAGAGTACGAACAGGGTGTGGACTTCCTGAAAAAGTATCCTATAATCGAGTTCAATTCCATATACGAAAGCGGTCGCAGATATGCGATAGTCAGCTGTTTTGCGATAAACACTGAGCCCGAGGATGATGGCGGCGATGTATGGGAGTATGTAGGCTGCAGGGATTTCAATGATGATGACAACAAGTTCGAGGACTGGTACGATCAGATATCCAAAAGATCCTGGTATTCAAGCAATATCAAGTGTACCGAGGACGATAAGTACATCACCCTTTCCACCTGTTCAAAACTGCTGAAGGATCTGCGCTGGGTAATAGTGGCAAAGAAACTCACGCCCGATGACAATATAGACCAGATAGTGAAATCCTATAAGGAAAGGCCCGACAAGGATATATATTTTCCGAAATACTGGCGCGACCTTTACGGCAACAACAAGGTCTATAAGGGCTGGGAATACTGA
- a CDS encoding CinA family protein: MNFAEDYKVVTESIDIVTEGVVKYMLMKSVTISTAESCTGGMVSECITAVSGASGMFKGGVCTYTEDIKMKVLGVKKETLERYTVYSSQVASEMSLGARKLFGTDCAVGITGLAGPSGGTEEKPVGTVYVSVRYGSKELSRVLKLYEEYEKLDREMIRRITVLKTMQMVCELCGIPIGQGDHNDGNV; the protein is encoded by the coding sequence ATGAATTTTGCGGAAGACTACAAAGTGGTAACAGAAAGTATTGACATAGTTACAGAGGGTGTAGTAAAATATATGTTGATGAAATCGGTCACTATTTCAACAGCCGAAAGCTGTACCGGCGGAATGGTTTCCGAATGCATCACAGCAGTGTCAGGCGCGTCAGGAATGTTCAAAGGCGGTGTCTGCACATACACCGAAGATATAAAGATGAAAGTCCTCGGTGTAAAAAAGGAAACACTGGAGAGATACACGGTATATTCCTCTCAGGTGGCAAGCGAGATGAGCCTTGGCGCCCGGAAGCTTTTCGGCACCGATTGTGCTGTAGGCATCACGGGACTTGCAGGACCTTCGGGCGGCACTGAGGAAAAACCTGTGGGTACGGTGTACGTTTCAGTAAGGTATGGCAGCAAGGAACTGTCACGGGTGCTGAAACTTTATGAAGAGTATGAAAAACTTGACAGAGAAATGATCAGAAGGATAACTGTACTGAAGACTATGCAGATGGTATGTGAGCTTTGCGGCATACCGATAGGTCAAGGAGATCATAACGATGGCAATGTTTAA
- the thiI gene encoding tRNA uracil 4-sulfurtransferase ThiI: MKEIILCKYGEIALKGLNKSTFESMMVKTIKRRLASAGEFRVTKSQSTLYVEPLGENPDVDEFENRLSKVFGIVKLCRSGAIEKDLKAICEQAPDYLAEVLEGAKTFKVNARRADKKFPHKSPEICAELGGAILDRFPHLEVDVHEPEVTVTVEVREDFAFVHSDPVDGAGGIPVGSSGRAMLLLSGGIDSPVAGYMMARRGAVVEAIHFEAPPYTSDRARMKVETLAKLMTAYCGDVKFFCVPFTEIQELLRDNCPEELFTILMRRLMMEIAQRICEKDGDIQALVTGESLGQVASQTMYAMVCTDAACRMPVFRPCIGMDKSEIVEIARKIGTFETSILPYEDCCTVFTPKHPKTRPSLAEVEKAQASFDFEPYIQKAVEATSVTLIKNR; this comes from the coding sequence ATGAAGGAAATAATTCTTTGCAAATATGGCGAGATAGCCCTCAAGGGTCTTAACAAGAGCACTTTTGAGAGCATGATGGTCAAGACTATAAAGCGCAGGCTGGCAAGCGCAGGAGAGTTCAGAGTAACTAAATCGCAATCAACACTGTACGTTGAACCCTTAGGTGAGAACCCCGATGTAGACGAGTTTGAAAACAGACTTTCCAAGGTATTCGGAATTGTTAAGCTTTGCAGGAGCGGCGCTATCGAAAAGGATCTGAAAGCAATATGCGAGCAGGCACCCGACTATCTGGCAGAGGTACTTGAGGGCGCTAAGACTTTCAAAGTAAACGCAAGACGTGCCGATAAAAAATTCCCTCACAAATCCCCTGAGATATGCGCTGAACTTGGCGGAGCTATACTGGACAGGTTCCCTCATCTGGAAGTTGATGTGCATGAACCCGAGGTCACAGTAACTGTTGAAGTACGCGAGGACTTCGCTTTTGTACACTCCGACCCCGTTGACGGCGCAGGCGGAATACCGGTAGGATCAAGCGGACGCGCTATGCTGCTGCTTTCGGGCGGTATAGATTCCCCTGTTGCAGGCTATATGATGGCACGCCGAGGAGCAGTAGTTGAAGCTATACACTTTGAGGCTCCGCCTTACACCTCCGACAGAGCGAGGATGAAAGTTGAAACACTTGCAAAGCTAATGACAGCCTACTGCGGCGACGTGAAGTTCTTCTGCGTACCCTTTACGGAGATACAGGAGCTTCTGCGCGACAACTGCCCCGAGGAGCTTTTCACCATACTCATGCGCAGACTTATGATGGAGATAGCACAGCGTATATGCGAAAAGGACGGAGATATCCAGGCACTTGTTACAGGTGAAAGCCTGGGACAGGTAGCAAGTCAGACCATGTATGCCATGGTATGCACCGATGCAGCCTGCCGTATGCCCGTATTCAGACCTTGCATAGGTATGGACAAGTCCGAGATAGTTGAGATAGCCCGTAAGATCGGCACTTTTGAGACTTCTATTCTTCCTTATGAGGACTGCTGTACCGTATTTACACCCAAGCACCCCAAAACAAGACCGTCACTTGCGGAGGTAGAAAAGGCGCAGGCAAGCTTTGATTTTGAGCCTTATATACAGAAGGCTGTAGAAGCTACCAGCGTGACGCTTATAAAAAACAGATAA
- a CDS encoding cysteine desulfurase family protein produces the protein MSVLIYLDNAATTKPCDAAKAGVMKGLEVFGNPSSLHRCGLDAELLVTDARNAIADSLGCLAEEIFFTSGATESSNTSIFGAYRSQGKRKHRVVTTTIEHPATARPFDELERLGCEVIRISPDENGMIPADAVADAVNEDTFLVSMMLVNNETGAVLPVSKAFNAIHRRFPKVITHCDCVQGYMKLPIKTKTLGADLISLSAHKICGPKGIGALYIRKGLHIPALLMGGGQEKNMRSGTESVPLICGFGEAVKHYSGSIAERLENAKKLESLLFGLCEKNGGIGINFRGEKSPYVTSITVDGLKSEVLLHYLEKREIFVSSGSACSKGKKSGVLAEFRIPVRDMDTTLRISFSPDTTEDDLYGLIEGISAAQSELARLK, from the coding sequence ATGAGCGTATTGATATATCTTGACAACGCTGCCACCACAAAGCCCTGTGATGCCGCAAAAGCAGGAGTCATGAAGGGGCTGGAGGTATTCGGCAATCCGTCATCGCTGCACCGCTGCGGACTTGATGCGGAGCTGCTCGTCACTGATGCAAGAAATGCCATAGCTGACAGCCTCGGATGCCTCGCAGAGGAGATATTCTTCACATCCGGCGCTACAGAAAGCAGCAACACCTCTATCTTCGGGGCATACAGATCACAGGGAAAGCGAAAGCACAGAGTGGTCACCACCACGATAGAACACCCTGCGACCGCACGTCCATTTGATGAGCTTGAACGTCTTGGCTGCGAAGTCATACGTATATCTCCCGATGAGAACGGAATGATACCGGCCGATGCCGTGGCTGACGCGGTAAACGAGGATACCTTCCTTGTAAGCATGATGCTGGTCAACAACGAAACAGGCGCAGTGCTCCCCGTAAGCAAGGCTTTCAATGCGATACACAGGCGTTTTCCGAAGGTCATCACCCACTGCGACTGCGTTCAGGGATATATGAAGCTGCCCATAAAGACAAAGACCCTCGGGGCAGACCTTATATCGCTGAGTGCCCATAAGATCTGCGGCCCGAAAGGCATCGGTGCGCTTTATATACGCAAAGGTCTGCACATCCCCGCACTGCTGATGGGTGGCGGCCAGGAAAAAAATATGCGTTCCGGTACGGAGTCCGTACCGCTGATATGCGGCTTCGGTGAAGCAGTAAAGCATTACAGCGGAAGCATAGCAGAAAGACTTGAAAATGCGAAAAAGCTGGAATCTCTGCTATTCGGGCTTTGCGAAAAGAACGGCGGCATCGGCATAAATTTCCGCGGTGAAAAATCGCCTTATGTTACAAGTATAACCGTGGACGGGCTGAAATCCGAGGTACTGCTGCACTATCTGGAAAAGCGCGAGATATTCGTTTCCAGCGGTTCAGCTTGTTCCAAGGGTAAAAAAAGCGGAGTTCTGGCAGAGTTCAGAATACCTGTACGCGATATGGACACAACTCTCCGCATAAGCTTTTCGCCCGATACCACCGAGGACGATCTGTACGGACTTATAGAAGGGATCTCAGCCGCACAAAGCGAACTGGCAAGGCTGAAGTGA
- a CDS encoding cytidine deaminase has protein sequence MDSNELLQLACEAAQNSYSKYSGFSVGAALLTEDGRVFKGCNIENSSFSLTICAERTAIFKAVSEGCTSFKAIAIVGGAEGNFSHPCCPCGACLQVMSEFCDEDFSIILTNGEFTLDDFLPMRFELN, from the coding sequence ATGGATAGCAACGAACTTCTGCAGCTTGCCTGCGAAGCCGCACAGAATTCCTATTCAAAGTATTCGGGTTTTTCTGTCGGAGCGGCACTGCTGACTGAGGACGGAAGGGTATTCAAGGGGTGCAATATTGAAAACAGCTCATTCTCGCTGACTATATGTGCCGAGCGCACAGCTATATTCAAGGCGGTGTCGGAGGGGTGTACAAGTTTCAAAGCTATTGCCATAGTAGGCGGTGCTGAGGGCAATTTTTCGCATCCTTGCTGTCCCTGCGGCGCGTGTCTGCAGGTGATGAGTGAATTCTGTGACGAGGACTTCTCTATAATTCTCACAAACGGCGAATTCACGCTTGATGATTTTCTGCCTATGCGTTTTGAACTGAATTGA
- the groL gene encoding chaperonin GroEL (60 kDa chaperone family; promotes refolding of misfolded polypeptides especially under stressful conditions; forms two stacked rings of heptamers to form a barrel-shaped 14mer; ends can be capped by GroES; misfolded proteins enter the barrel where they are refolded when GroES binds): MAKQIIYGEDARKALQAGIDQLADTVKITLGPKGRNVVLDKKYGAPLITNDGVTIAKEIELEDAFENMGAQLVKEVATKTNDAAGDGTTTATLLAQALVREGMKNIAAGANPMVLKKGMAKAVDTAVEAIIKNSKKIEGSKDIARVGAVSAADDTIGQLIAEAMEKVTADGVITLEESKTAETYSEVVEGMQFDRGYLSPYMVTDTDKMEAVLDDALVLITDKKIGNMQDILPLLEQIVKMGKKLLIIAEDVEGEALSSLILNKLRGIFTCVAVKAPGFGDRRKEMLQDIAVLTGGEVISTELGMELSEATLEQLGSARQIVVQKENTIIVGGAGESEAIQARIHQIKGQIETTTSDFDREKLQERLAKLSGGVAVIKVGAATEVEMKEKKMRIEDALAATKAAVEEGIVAGGGTALINAMPDVKTLVEGLEGDEKTGAQIVYKALEEPLRQIAANAGMEGSVIIDNIVRSGKVGYGYNAYSSEYVDMIPAGIVDPTKVTRSALQNAASVAAMVLTTESLVADKKDPAADAAMAAAAAGAAGGMGGMY, from the coding sequence ATGGCAAAGCAGATCATTTACGGCGAAGATGCCAGAAAAGCACTGCAGGCAGGTATCGACCAGCTGGCTGATACCGTTAAGATAACACTTGGACCCAAGGGCAGAAACGTAGTACTCGACAAGAAGTACGGCGCTCCCCTTATCACTAACGACGGCGTTACAATCGCTAAGGAGATCGAGCTGGAGGACGCATTCGAGAACATGGGCGCTCAGCTGGTAAAGGAAGTTGCTACAAAGACCAATGACGCAGCAGGCGACGGCACTACCACAGCTACTCTGCTGGCACAGGCACTGGTACGTGAGGGCATGAAGAATATCGCCGCAGGTGCTAACCCCATGGTACTGAAGAAGGGTATGGCTAAGGCTGTTGATACAGCAGTTGAGGCTATCATAAAGAACTCCAAGAAGATCGAAGGCAGCAAGGATATCGCAAGAGTTGGTGCAGTTTCCGCTGCTGATGATACTATCGGTCAGCTGATCGCTGAGGCTATGGAGAAGGTAACTGCTGACGGCGTTATCACTCTGGAAGAGTCAAAGACAGCTGAGACTTACAGCGAGGTTGTTGAGGGTATGCAGTTCGACAGAGGATACCTCAGCCCTTACATGGTAACAGATACCGATAAGATGGAAGCTGTACTGGACGATGCTCTGGTACTTATCACTGATAAGAAGATCGGCAATATGCAGGATATACTCCCACTGCTGGAGCAGATCGTAAAAATGGGCAAGAAGCTCCTCATCATCGCTGAGGACGTTGAGGGCGAGGCTCTGAGCTCACTGATACTCAACAAGCTGAGAGGCATCTTCACTTGTGTTGCTGTAAAGGCTCCCGGCTTTGGCGACAGAAGAAAGGAAATGCTCCAGGATATCGCAGTGCTGACAGGCGGCGAAGTTATCTCCACCGAGCTTGGCATGGAACTGAGCGAAGCTACTCTCGAACAGCTGGGTTCTGCCAGACAGATCGTTGTTCAGAAGGAGAACACAATAATCGTTGGCGGCGCAGGTGAGAGCGAGGCTATACAGGCTCGTATCCACCAGATCAAGGGTCAGATCGAGACCACAACTTCCGATTTCGACAGAGAAAAGCTGCAGGAAAGACTTGCTAAGCTCTCCGGCGGTGTTGCAGTTATCAAGGTAGGTGCTGCTACAGAAGTTGAGATGAAGGAAAAGAAGATGCGTATCGAGGACGCTCTGGCAGCTACAAAGGCAGCTGTTGAAGAGGGTATCGTTGCAGGCGGCGGCACAGCGCTCATCAATGCTATGCCTGATGTCAAGACACTGGTAGAGGGTCTTGAAGGCGACGAGAAGACCGGTGCTCAGATCGTATACAAGGCACTTGAAGAGCCTCTGAGACAGATTGCAGCCAATGCAGGCATGGAAGGCAGCGTTATCATTGATAACATCGTTCGTTCCGGCAAGGTTGGCTACGGCTACAATGCATACTCCTCCGAGTATGTTGATATGATACCCGCAGGTATAGTTGATCCTACCAAGGTAACAAGAAGTGCTCTGCAGAATGCAGCTTCCGTAGCTGCAATGGTACTCACCACCGAGAGCCTTGTTGCTGACAAGAAGGATCCCGCTGCTGATGCAGCTATGGCAGCAGCTGCTGCAGGTGCAGCAGGCGGCATGGGCGGTATGTACTGA
- a CDS encoding co-chaperone GroES, with the protein MNIKPLMDRVVIKMTEAEETTASGIILAGSAKEKPQVAEVVAVGPGKKDVEMNVKVGDKVLVSKYSGTEVKVDGQEYTILKMEDVLAVVE; encoded by the coding sequence ATGAATATCAAACCCCTTATGGACAGAGTCGTTATAAAGATGACCGAGGCTGAAGAGACTACAGCAAGCGGTATCATACTTGCAGGCTCTGCAAAGGAAAAGCCCCAGGTAGCTGAAGTAGTAGCAGTAGGCCCCGGCAAGAAGGACGTTGAGATGAACGTCAAGGTAGGCGACAAGGTGCTGGTCAGCAAGTACAGCGGCACAGAAGTCAAGGTAGACGGTCAGGAATATACCATTCTTAAAATGGAGGACGTACTCGCAGTAGTTGAATAA
- a CDS encoding response regulator transcription factor: MSLGRVLVVDDDKNICELLRLYLEKDGYGVILAHDGEEAVVKFNALKPDIILLDIMLPGIDGWQVCREIRKKSNVPIIMITAKVETFDKVLGLELGADDYIVKPFDTKEVIARIKAVYRRVGQSSAESEIKEVKYDKLSVNMTRYELRVNGQVMDTPPKELELLFHLASNPNRVYTRDQLLDEVWGFEYYGDSRTIDVHVKRLREKLEGVSDKWALKTVWGVGYKFEVSENNNE, encoded by the coding sequence ATGTCACTGGGAAGAGTCTTGGTAGTTGATGATGATAAGAATATCTGTGAGCTGCTGCGTCTTTATCTTGAAAAGGACGGATATGGCGTTATCCTGGCTCATGACGGCGAGGAAGCGGTCGTAAAATTCAATGCACTGAAGCCTGATATCATACTGCTTGATATCATGCTGCCTGGCATCGACGGCTGGCAGGTCTGCCGAGAGATCAGAAAGAAGTCCAACGTACCGATAATCATGATAACTGCAAAGGTCGAGACATTTGATAAGGTGCTCGGTCTTGAGCTTGGTGCGGATGATTATATCGTCAAGCCCTTTGATACCAAGGAAGTTATCGCGAGAATCAAGGCTGTTTACAGAAGAGTCGGTCAGTCCTCTGCAGAGAGTGAGATCAAGGAAGTCAAGTATGACAAGCTCTCTGTAAATATGACAAGATATGAGCTGAGAGTAAACGGTCAGGTAATGGATACTCCCCCGAAGGAGCTGGAACTGCTGTTCCATCTGGCATCGAACCCCAACAGAGTTTATACCAGAGATCAGCTTCTTGACGAGGTATGGGGTTTTGAGTACTATGGTGACTCAAGAACTATCGACGTTCATGTTAAAAGACTTCGTGAAAAGCTCGAGGGCGTTTCCGATAAGTGGGCACTGAAAACTGTTTGGGGCGTAGGCTACAAGTTTGAAGTATCCGAAAACAACAATGAATAA
- a CDS encoding sensor histidine kinase — MNNGKSIFTRYFAICSAVILISFCCLGTVLLLVSSRYFLDEKKSLMLKDARALASYTQEKMLAQPDVWREDVVAEMKTYAIGSNSDYLLCGDDGYVVAATSGDVEDIDPELLQKFDGNTTYSYDDLKGALKEVCHITGDSFTANGPRYYVLAYSPKSEQDNYTKNIMEIFMISAIAVLLVVMFLVYFATLKLTAPITEVADIAKKLGSGDFSVTLPEYTTKEFNELSIAFNEMAANLKSYDTMRNSFLANVSHELRTPMTSIGGFVDGLLDGTIPKAKQGYYLRIISSEVARLTRLVKSMLNLAKIEAGELEPNKTTFPVTEPILDTLLTFEPRIDEKNIEIRGLDVQRISMYADIDLIHQVMYNLIENAIKFVNDGGYIEFSFDEGEDVTSVSIRNSGEGLAEDELPLVFDRFYKTDKSRGIYAQGLGLGLNIARSIVEIHGGKIMVKSLKGEYTEFTFTIPKAAKTEE, encoded by the coding sequence ATGAATAACGGCAAAAGTATATTTACAAGGTACTTTGCGATTTGCTCAGCAGTAATACTGATAAGCTTTTGTTGCTTAGGAACAGTATTACTGCTTGTTTCTTCAAGGTACTTCTTAGATGAAAAAAAGAGCCTCATGCTGAAAGATGCCAGGGCTCTTGCTTCATATACGCAGGAAAAAATGCTGGCGCAGCCTGACGTGTGGCGCGAAGATGTTGTGGCGGAGATGAAGACCTATGCCATAGGCAGTAATTCGGATTATCTGCTTTGCGGTGATGACGGCTATGTGGTTGCGGCGACGAGCGGCGATGTTGAGGATATAGATCCTGAACTGCTGCAAAAGTTCGACGGCAATACTACCTATTCATACGATGACCTTAAAGGGGCGCTGAAAGAGGTATGTCATATCACCGGTGATTCATTCACGGCTAACGGTCCGAGGTACTATGTGCTGGCGTATTCTCCTAAATCGGAGCAGGATAACTATACAAAGAACATCATGGAGATATTCATGATCAGTGCAATAGCTGTGCTGTTGGTTGTGATGTTCCTGGTGTATTTTGCTACGCTGAAGCTTACCGCACCTATAACGGAGGTCGCTGATATAGCTAAAAAGCTGGGAAGCGGCGATTTCTCGGTAACGCTGCCAGAGTATACCACCAAGGAGTTCAATGAGCTTTCCATAGCCTTCAATGAGATGGCGGCTAACCTGAAAAGCTACGATACCATGCGAAACAGCTTTCTTGCCAATGTTTCACACGAACTGAGAACACCTATGACTTCCATAGGCGGCTTCGTGGACGGTTTGCTCGACGGTACGATACCCAAGGCAAAACAGGGATATTATCTCAGGATAATCTCATCTGAGGTAGCAAGACTTACCCGTCTAGTAAAGAGTATGCTGAACCTTGCAAAAATAGAAGCGGGTGAGCTTGAACCGAACAAGACTACCTTCCCTGTTACCGAGCCCATACTCGATACGCTTCTGACATTTGAACCAAGGATAGATGAGAAAAACATCGAGATCCGCGGTCTTGATGTGCAGAGGATAAGTATGTATGCTGATATCGATCTTATCCATCAGGTGATGTATAACCTTATCGAGAATGCTATAAAGTTTGTGAATGACGGTGGATATATAGAGTTCTCCTTCGATGAGGGAGAGGACGTTACTTCCGTTTCAATTCGCAACAGCGGTGAGGGCCTTGCTGAGGATGAGCTCCCTCTGGTATTCGACAGATTCTATAAGACCGATAAATCCAGAGGTATATACGCTCAGGGACTTGGTCTGGGGCTTAATATAGCACGCTCCATAGTCGAGATACACGGCGGCAAGATAATGGTCAAAAGCCTTAAAGGTGAGTATACCGAATTCACATTTACTATACCAAAGGCCGCTAAAACTGAAGAATGA